A genome region from Penicillium psychrofluorescens genome assembly, chromosome: 3 includes the following:
- a CDS encoding uncharacterized protein (ID:PFLUO_004917-T1.cds;~source:funannotate), with the protein MTTSTHRDHFFQTSASLDEQERKQAKSQNSNGNPIKLKSKILAVCADPVNQSSVYVALSSGAVRRVNIETGEPTALFAGPVAPLTSVCLSPDHKQLFAGCWDKSVWSWDIASGKPGRKYEGHTDFVKSVTAARLRGEDLLITGAADAQVLVFNIANGERLETFKGHARGIQDLILDPEAEDSKATVFSAGSDREIRQFSIFGGDHSTEPLLPHDTSIYKLFFDNDGDLWTASADKTAKCLVRENGWKANMTLEHPDFVRDVVVYEQGGWVVTACRDEEVRVWNRSTGELHHTFSGHFEEVTGLVLVGSTVVSVGIDATIRRWSLRADELQRAVELVKNGPSETTEETNDGTMLTEEEERELAELMDE; encoded by the exons ATGACGACCTCAACCCACCGCGATCACTTCTTCCAGACTTC TGCTTCCTTGGATGAGCAGGAGCGAAAACAGGCCAAGTCCCAGAACAGCAATGGAAACCCCATCAAACTCAAGAGCAAGATCCTGGCCGTATGTGCCGATCCGGTGAACCAGAGCTCCGTATATGTGGCGCTGAGCAGCGGCGCGGTAAGAAGAGTCAATATCGAG ACAGGAGAGCCGACTGCTCTATTTGCAGGCCCCGTGGCCCCCCTCACCAGTGTCTGTCTGAGCCCGGACCACAAGCAATTATTTGCCGGGTGCTGGGACAAGTCCGTTTGGAGCTGGGACATCGCCTCTGGGAAACCTGGGCGCAAATACGAAGGGCATACGGATTTCGTCAAATCTGTTACCGCCGCCCGACTGCGCGGAGAAGACCTTCTCATCACGGGGGCAGCAGATGCGCAAGTCCTCGTGTTTAACATTGCAAATGGCGAACGGCTGGAAACCTTCAAGGGTCACGCCCGTGGCATTCAGGACTTGATCCTCGACCCGGAAGCCGAGGACTCAAAAGCGACGGTGTTCAGCGCTGGCAGTGATCGAGAGATCCGGCAATTCAGCATCTTTGGCGGCGACCATTCTACGGAACCATTGCTGCCCCACGATACCAGCATCTACAAGCTCTTCTTTGATAACGACGGAGACCTCTGGACAGCGTCGGCGGATAAAACCGCCAAATGCCTGGTCCGGGAGAACGGGTGGAAAGCCAACATGACCCTGGAACACCCAGACTTTGTGCGCGACGTTGTTGTCTACGAACAAGGCGGCTGGGTGGTGACCGCATGCCGGGACGAAGAGGTTCGCGTGTGGAACCGATCT ACGGGAGAGCTTCACCATACGTTCTCCGGGCACTTTGAGGAAGTCACCGGGCTGGTTCTGGTGGGGTCGACGGTCGTCAGTGTCGGAATCGATGCGACCATCCGTCGGTGGTCACTTCGGGCGGATGAGCTGCAACGGGCcgtggagctggtcaagaACGGCCCGAGCGAAACAACAGAGGAGACCAATGACGGGACGATGCTgaccgaagaggaggagcgaGAGCTAGCCGAGCTGATGGACGAGTAA
- a CDS encoding uncharacterized protein (ID:PFLUO_004915-T1.cds;~source:funannotate): protein MRSAILLTAALAAGACAAELDKRVYVTDWTTVIVTETVTAALPPAQTEPPVPADQESTLTKKTTAVPEVTTDTPKANNAEPDSGSGGLLGNLLGGGDSETTKDEKPHHKHHHKHKPAPAPTTTEQAPAPAPTTTTVEAPPPEPTTITETAVPTTMSTTTTTTTDTPAPTTNSYQSDVLYNHNIHRSNHSAPSVSWDDRLEQTAHTLAARCVYQHDTSIGGFAYGQNIGYGVTADQVGQMITNLMYNDEMEYFSELYGEANPSMANFDSWGHFSQIVWKGTKQVGCSTVMCQNLGNVDSGDALPFTVCNYSPPGNYAGEYNTNVLRPVGDKTYVA from the exons ATGCGCTCCGCTATTCTCCTGACTGCCGCCCTGGCTGCGGGCGCTTGTGCGGCCGAGCTCGACAAGCGGGTTTACGTGACCGATTGGACGACCGTGATCGTCACCGAGACTGTCACCGCGGCTCTGCCTCCGGCTCAGACTGAGCCTCCGGTCCCGGCCGACCAGGAGTCGACCCTGACCAAGAAGACCACCGCTGTTCCCGAGGTGACGACCGACACCCCCAAGGCGAACAACGCCGAGCCCGACTCCGGCTCCGGTGGCCTGCTGGGTAATCTGCTCGGTGGAGGTGACTCGGAGAccaccaaggatgagaagccGCACCACAAGCACCACCACAAGCACAAGCCTGCCCCGGcgccgaccaccaccgagcAGGCGCCTGCCCCCGCGCCCACTACTACCACCGTGGAGGCGCCTCCCCCAGAGCCTACTACTATCACCGAAACCGCCGTTCCGACGACCatgtcgaccaccaccactacgaCGACGGATACTCCTGCTCCGACAACTAACTCGTACCAATCTGATGTGCTGTACAACCACAACATCCACCGCAGCAACCACTCTGCTCCCTCCGTTTCTTGGGACGATAGACTCGAGCAAACCGCTCACACTCTGGCCGCTCGCTGCGTGTACCAGCACGACAC TTCCATTGGCGGTTTTGCTTATGGTCAGAACATTGGATACGGTGTCACGGCGGATCAGGTCGGCCAGATGATCACCAACCTGATGTAcaacgacgagatggaaTACTTTTCCGAGCTCTACGGCGAAGCCAACCCCTCCATGGCCAACTTCGACAGCTGGGGCCACTTCAGCCAGATCGTGTGGAAGGGCACCAAGCAGGTCGGATGCTCTACCGTTATGTGCCAAAACCTGGGCAACGTCGACTCCGGCGATGCCCTTCCCTTCACCGTCTGCAACTACTCCCCGCCTGGCAACTACGCGGGTGAATACAACACGAACGTCCTCAGGCCCGTCGGCGACAAGACCTACGTCGCCTAA
- a CDS encoding uncharacterized protein (ID:PFLUO_004916-T1.cds;~source:funannotate) gives MAASADVHVQSHDSLAHRGPKLINRLQQSRSPYVRAHMNNPVAWQLWDAESISLAKKNNQLVFLSIGYSACHWCHVMEKESFMSPEVAAILNESFVPIKVDREERPDIDDVYMNYVQATTGSGGWPLNVFLTPDLEPVFGGTYWPGPNSSTHTGPDTIGFVEILEKLRDVWQTQQERCLESAKDITKQLREFAEEGTHSQHADRDGDEDLDIELLEEGYQHFVSRYDSINGGFGRAPKFPTPANLSFLLRLGAYPSQVTDIVGQDECEKATAMAVTTLINMARGGIRDHIGHGFARYSVTPDWSVPHFEKMLYDQAQLLDVYVDAFRLTHDPELLGAVYDLATYLTTAPMQSPTGGFHSSEDADSFPSPNDTEKREGAFYVWTRKELIQVLGQRDAGVCARHWGVLADGNVAPEYDPHDEFMNQNVLSIRATPSRLAKEFGLSEDEVVKVIKTGKQKLRDYREKTRMRPDLDDKIIVAWNGLTIGALAKCSVLFEEIESSKAVQCREAAAKAISFIKDNLFEKTTGQLWRIYRDGSRGDTPAFADDYAYLASGLLDMYEATFDDSYLQFAERLQKYLNEHFLAQTGSKTAGYYTTSSTLTPGMPGPLLRLKTGTESATPSVNGVIARNLLRLAALVEDDGYRTLARETCNSFSVEIMQHPFLFVGMLDVIVGLQIGTRTVTGVYCTADVSSLPGRGEGLLSRADKPTSARDLIIQRVRAEAGHSLSPSRTTTSLVDVRPSHLKDFVGNQSFWLKSRNPLFKELKAAEPPKNYMLVCEGGKCKSVDL, from the exons ATGGCAGCGTCGGCGGACGTGCATGTGCAGTCGCACGACAGTCTGGCTCACCGGGGCCCGAAACTCATTAACCGTCTTCAGCAGTCTAGATCGCCCTAT GTCCGGGCGCACATGAATAATCCGGTAGCGTGGCAGCTCTGGGATGCAGAATCCATCTCCctggcaaagaagaacaaccaGTTGGTATTTCTGAGCATCGGCTATTCAGCATGTCATT GGTGCCATGTCATGGAGAAGGAGTCTTTCATGTCGCCTGAGGTGGCTGCAATTCTCAATGAGTCGTTCGTCCCGATCAAGGTCGATCGGGAAGAGCGACCAGATATCGACGATGTCTACATGAACTATGTCCAGGCCACCACCGGATCCGGCGGCTGGCCTCTGAACGTCTTCCTCACTCCAGATCTGGAGCCGGTCTTTGGCGGCACCTACTGGCCCGGTCCTAATTCGTCGACCCACACGGGACCGGATACCATTGGGTTCGTCGAGATcttggagaagctgcgcgatgTTTGGCAAACACAACAGGAGCGCTGTCTGGAGAGTGCCAAAGACATCACGAAGCAGTTGCGGGAGTTTGCCGAGGAAGGAACACACTCGCAACATGCTGACcgggatggcgatgaggacCTGGACATTGAGCTGTTGGAAGAGGGTTATCAACATTTCGTGTCTCGATACGACTCCATCAACGGTGGATTTGGCAGGGCACCAAAGTTCCCTACACCGGCCAACCTGAGCTTTCTTCTGCGGCTCGGTGCCTACCCCAGCCAGGTGACCGATATTGTGGGACAGGACGAGTGCGAAAAGGCCACTGCAATGGCGGTCACAACCTTAATCAACATGGCTCGAGGCGGAATTCGGGATCATATCGGCCATGGGTTTGCTCGCTATAGTGTGACCCCCGACTGGAGCGTACCTCATTTTGAGAAGATGTTGTATGACCAAGCACAGTTGCTGGATGTCTACGTTGATGCCTTCCGGTTAACCCATGACCCGGAACTATTGGGTGCCGTCTATGACTTGGCTACCTACTTGACGACTGCTCCCATGCAGTCGCCCACGGGAGGATTCCACTCGTCGGAAGATGCAGACAGTTTCCCTAGCCCCAACGATACGGAAAAGCGAGAGGGTGCGTTCTACGTCTGGACCCGGAAGGAGCTCATCCAAGTCCTGGGCCAGCGAGACGCCGGGGTTTGCGCTCGGCACTGGGGTGTCTTGGCAGATGGGAATGTGGCACCAGAGTACGACCCCCATGACGAATTCATGAACCAGAATGTGTTGTCCATTCGTGCTACACCTAGCAGGCTTGCCAAAGAATTTGGACTCAGTGAAGATGAGGTGGtgaaggtcatcaagaccgGAAAGCAGAAACTGCGCGACTATCGCGAAAAGACGCGAATGCGGCCAGACCTGGACGACAAGATCATCGTGGCCTGGAATGGCCTGACAATCGGTGCGCTGGCTAAGTGCAGTGTACTGTTCGAAGAGATCGAGAGCTCCAAGGCGGTGCAGTGCAGAGAAGCCGCCGCGAAAGCGATCAGCTTCATTAAAGACAACCTGTTCGAGAAGACCACTGGACAACTGTGGCGTATCTATCGGGATGGTAGCCGTGGCGACACCCCTGCTTTCGCGGATGATTATGCGTACCTCGCTAGCGGACTGCTGGACATGTACGAAGCCACCTTTGATGACAGCTACCTCCAGTTCGCTGAACGACTGCAAA AGTATCTGAACGAGCACTTCCTTGCCCAGACGGGGTCTAAGACTGCTGGGTACTACACCACCTCGTCGACGTTGACCCCCGGCATGCCTGGTCCGCTACTCCGTCTGAAGACCGGCACCGAGTCAGCCACGCCGTCCGTCAATGGGGTTATCGCGCGCAATTTGCTGCGTCTGGCAGCgctcgtcgaggatgacggCTACCGTACCCTAGCACGAGAGACTTGCAATTCATTCTCCGTGGAGATCATGCAGCACCCGTTCTTGTTTGTGGGCATGCTGGATGTCATCGTGGGACTCCAGATCGGCACTCGCACCGTAACAGGTGTGTACTGCACCGCAGATGTCTCCTCGTTGCCCGGGCGCGGGGAAGGTCTGCTCAGTCGCGCCGACAAGCCCACGTCGGCACGCGATCTGATCATTCAGCGTGTGCGTGCCGAAGCCGGGCACTCGTTGTCGCCATCCCGGACGACGACTTCGCTCGTGGATGTGCGGCCGTCGCACCTGAAGGACTTTGTGGGGAACCAGAGCTTCTGGTTGAAATCGCGCAACCCGCTGttcaaggagctcaaggcGGCCGAGCCGCCTAAGAACTACATGCTGGTGTGTGAGGGTGGGAAGTGCAAAAGTGTTGATCTTTAG
- a CDS encoding uncharacterized protein (ID:PFLUO_004918-T1.cds;~source:funannotate): MDMNHLIGQRFNLISKSDIRYVGTLHEINPEASTIALENVMSFGTEGRRGNPTDEVAPSSSVYEYIVFRGSDVKDISVAGEEKPEAAKPEQPQVPNDPAILGSMPRPGPGPGPEPGSAPQAIPQNQPPPQQAQGARQPPQGFPQQPQFPPGYYPPYGQRFGPPPPFPPGPGFPNMPYGAPPGWYPPPGHPFPQGPGQFPPQMPIGPPGGAPPPNPTSELPVGDKPSSRNATPAAPNAPTPPVESKPTVAEAMQGSVPPSVAAAAQRGGRAVPAIPIAAPAKPVVPVAGPPAADATAAATAAVAAAMAKLPQPGAQKADVDTVTRKMNEMRPYDNNRAPRGGRGGRGAARPQQQQQQQHKKIELPQSDYDFETANAKFNKQDLVKEAIATGSPAAEAESHAPPTSEDQVDDTNGTHGAYNRTTSFFDNISSEARDREANVTNRFGGREWRAEEEKRNMDTFGQGSVDGNRGRGRGRGRGYGRGRGGYGRGYSQGYGRGRGGMRGGRAPSAQSTGVPSQN; this comes from the exons ATGGATATGAACCATTTAATAGG TCAGCGTTTCAACCTGATCTCCAAGAGCGACATTCG ATATGTCGGCACCCTCCATGAAATCAACCCGGAAGCCTCCACGATAGCCCTTGAGAATGTCATGTCCTTTGGCACCGAAGGCCGGCGGGGGAATCCCACCGATGAGGTTGCCCCGTCCAGCAGTGTCTACGAGTACATCGTCTTTCGGGGTAGCGACGTGAAGGACATCAGCGTCGCGGGGGAGGAAAAGCCAGAGGCCGCGAAGCCAGAGCAACCTCAGGTCCCAAATGACCCCGCCATCCTAGGA AGCATGCCGCGACCCGGACCGGGACCAGGCCCTGAGCCGGGATCTGCTCCCCAGGCTATTCCTCAGAATCAACCTCCTCCGCAACAGGCCCAGGGTGCTCGCCAGCCTCCTCAGGGCTTCCCTCAACAGCCGCAATTCCCTCCAGGCTACTATCCACCATACGGCCAACGGTTtgggccacctccaccctTTCCTCCTGGACCTGGCTTCCCCAACATGCCCTATGGCGCTCCGCCAGGCTGGTATCCTCCTCCAGGCCACCCATTCCCTCAGGGCCCGGGCCAGTTCCCTCCTCAAATGCCAATCGGGCCTCCTGGAGGTGCGCCTCCGCCCAACCCTACCTCTGAACTCCCCGTTGGGGATAAGCCCTCAAGCCGAAATGCTACACCGGCCGCACCAAATGCTCCCACTCCTCCTGTTGAATCCAAGCCGACGGTAGCGGAGGCTATGCAAGGTTCAGTGCCTCCTTCTGTTGCGGCTGCCGCTCAGAGAGGTGGTCGCGCTGTGCCGGCTATCCCGATTGCTGCTCCTGCTAAGCCTGTCGTTCCCGTTGCTGGCCCTCCTGCTGCGGACGCTACAGCTGCTGCTACGGCCGCCGTTGCCGCAGCGATGGCCAAGTTGCCGCAGCCCGGTGCACAGAAGGCCGACGTTGATACCGTTACACGGAAGATGAACGAGATGCGGCCATACGACAACAACCGTGCGCCTCGAGGCGGACGCGGCGGGCGTGGGGCTGCTCGcccgcagcaacagcagcagcagcagcacaaGAAGATCGAACTCCCTCAGTCGGATTACGACTTTGAGACGGCAAATGCCAAATTCAACAAGCAGGATTTGGTCAAGGAAGCTATTGCCACTGGATCTCcggcggccgaggcggaATCTCATGCCCCTCCCACTAGCGAGGACCAAGTTGATGATACCAACGGCACCCACGGTGCCTACAACCGGACCACCTCTTTCTTCGATAACATCTCGAGTGAGGCTCGGGACCGCGAAGCGAATGTGACCAACCGGTTTGGCGGCCGCGAGTGGCGCgctgaagaggagaaacgAAACATGGATACCTTCGGCCAAGGCAGTGTCGACGGTAatcgtggtcgtggtcgtggacGTGGACGAGGTTatggccgcggccgcggcggctaCGGTCGTGGATACAGTCAAGGCTATGGACGAGGCCGGGGTGGAATGCGCGGAGGCCGTGCTCCGTCGGCGCAGTCGACGGGTGTTCCGTCGCAGAACTGA